The following proteins are co-located in the Lacticaseibacillus paracasei subsp. paracasei genome:
- a CDS encoding helix-turn-helix domain-containing protein, producing MFEASFFDRHSLINYQLFRAMKTLQQTTMSINTLSRNTGLSYSQTYTAFQTVLAQLNQILPDKKIDESSFAAVLPDVSIDRYRFSLLKNSLPFEFFDGVFKNPHSDFHAFKQHHQTSISTLRRRISPFRDYLADNGVTLNSTTWAIEGDELHIRLAMFTFFTLAYRGAGWPFSSAEEREPKALLKVINQTKQAFLVSPIQPMSKEALLILAIQMLRINCGHALLPNRRMQLLFDGETELPDLIFTPDYFPNLSASELKAEKQYYYFSRMYFMTVTRQPHQIDYQIMTHFQSKDNLVNRFVRHLVTSLNNQLKETKSQLIAENQVMIANLYRLSFTEYVLNGHFSQRLDFASTLHDEARTSQLTAKIRDCLKRIPKMAPESIYADFTSQFINGLYILVNDNYPELNRDMQMVVNVLIEHDSFVKRDLLNFLNDLGFIRVVPPTEAINPDLIITTLTKPKRVIPCMGHPFDPTVPLITWSKEPSDQDYFHLFQRLKRLQREQRTAADTNQTRQ from the coding sequence ATGTTTGAAGCCAGTTTCTTTGACCGGCACAGCTTAATTAATTATCAACTATTCCGGGCAATGAAGACCCTACAACAGACGACAATGTCGATCAATACGCTTAGCCGCAATACTGGGCTTTCGTATTCGCAGACTTATACGGCATTTCAGACCGTTTTAGCACAGCTCAACCAAATCTTACCTGACAAAAAGATTGACGAATCAAGCTTCGCAGCAGTTTTGCCTGATGTTTCGATTGATCGTTATCGGTTCTCGCTATTAAAAAACAGTCTACCATTTGAATTTTTCGATGGGGTTTTCAAGAATCCGCATTCGGACTTTCACGCCTTCAAGCAGCACCATCAAACAAGTATTTCAACGTTACGGCGCCGAATTTCGCCGTTTCGAGACTACTTAGCTGACAATGGTGTCACGCTAAATAGTACTACTTGGGCCATTGAAGGCGATGAATTGCATATACGCTTAGCCATGTTCACCTTCTTTACATTAGCCTATCGCGGGGCAGGATGGCCATTTTCAAGTGCAGAAGAGCGGGAACCAAAAGCACTTCTCAAGGTAATCAACCAAACAAAACAGGCTTTCTTGGTGTCACCAATCCAACCAATGTCCAAAGAAGCTTTACTGATTCTCGCCATTCAGATGTTACGAATCAACTGTGGGCACGCCCTTTTACCAAATCGGCGAATGCAGCTGTTGTTTGACGGTGAAACTGAATTGCCAGATTTGATTTTTACGCCAGACTACTTTCCCAATTTATCTGCTTCTGAATTAAAAGCAGAAAAACAGTATTACTATTTTTCGCGTATGTATTTTATGACCGTCACTCGGCAACCACATCAAATTGATTATCAGATCATGACCCATTTTCAAAGTAAAGATAACTTAGTGAATCGATTTGTGCGACATCTGGTCACTTCTTTGAATAACCAATTAAAAGAAACCAAAAGTCAGTTAATTGCCGAAAATCAAGTCATGATAGCCAATCTTTACCGATTAAGTTTCACCGAGTATGTGCTGAATGGTCATTTTAGTCAGAGGCTTGATTTTGCTTCGACATTGCATGACGAAGCACGAACAAGCCAATTGACGGCCAAAATTCGCGACTGTTTGAAACGAATTCCCAAAATGGCGCCTGAGTCAATCTACGCAGACTTTACAAGCCAATTTATTAATGGTCTCTATATATTAGTCAATGATAATTATCCTGAACTCAATCGTGACATGCAAATGGTCGTTAACGTTTTGATTGAACATGATTCTTTCGTCAAACGGGATCTCTTAAACTTTTTAAACGATTTAGGCTTTATTCGCGTTGTGCCTCCAACCGAGGCAATCAATCCTGATTTGATCATTACAACGCTGACAAAGCCAAAACGGGTGATCCCTTGCATGGGCCACCCGTTTGATCCAACTGTTCCCTTGATCACTTGGTCCAAGGAACCCAGCGATCAAGACTATTTTCACCTTTTTCAACGCTTAAAACGCCTACAGCGCGAGCAACGAACAGCAGCCGATACGAATCAGACTCGTCAGTGA
- a CDS encoding GntR family transcriptional regulator has product MSQRESSYDIKTLENQLIKAIQQGAIQDEDGQLPAEPELMRQYQVTRYTLRQALKDLANLGYIYQAHGSGTFARPHHVEGAISLQNNVGLTEEMARQGRVVKTTAIHQQVITLDQADFLPESQKLPNETTLISVTRQRTLDGQPFLVEHSYYLRSIVDNIPNSALKGSLFAFIDQKPGLKVGFIDSVIECEMISGLPAKFFGIADGSPSLVVRDDSYLSSGKLFAFSKIFYDFRKTKFFMLKKMH; this is encoded by the coding sequence TTGTCTCAGCGGGAAAGTAGCTATGATATTAAAACACTCGAGAATCAATTAATCAAGGCGATTCAACAAGGTGCTATTCAAGATGAAGATGGTCAACTACCTGCTGAGCCGGAATTGATGCGTCAATATCAAGTCACTCGTTACACGTTACGACAAGCCTTAAAAGATCTTGCCAATTTGGGCTACATTTATCAGGCACATGGTAGCGGCACTTTTGCTCGCCCACACCACGTTGAGGGGGCCATATCGCTTCAAAATAACGTTGGGTTGACGGAAGAAATGGCGAGACAGGGACGAGTTGTTAAAACAACGGCAATTCATCAACAAGTCATTACGCTAGATCAGGCAGATTTTTTGCCTGAAAGCCAGAAATTGCCGAATGAGACGACATTAATTTCGGTGACCCGGCAACGAACACTAGACGGTCAACCGTTCTTAGTAGAACACTCGTATTATTTAAGATCGATTGTGGACAACATTCCGAATAGTGCATTAAAGGGGTCCCTATTTGCTTTTATTGATCAAAAGCCTGGTCTGAAAGTTGGATTCATTGACTCTGTAATTGAGTGTGAAATGATTTCTGGCTTACCAGCCAAATTCTTTGGGATTGCAGACGGAAGTCCAAGTTTAGTTGTTCGTGACGATTCGTATCTAAGTTCTGGAAAATTATTTGCGTTTTCGAAAATCTTTTATGACTTTCGTAAAACCAAATTTTTTATGCTTAAGAAAATGCATTAA
- a CDS encoding AI-2E family transporter, which yields MFDRLRHSKLMFWSVEILILIFVVIGLTQVSFLFAPVATFFSTLLIPILSAGFLFYLFNPIVKLLQKFHISRNISILLIFLVVIGALVLVFMAVLPNLIYQVTQFVTNIPDFLKGVRLFISKASHYTWYQRLNIGKYVASLQISPSKVLSKVLGGFSTGLPTVIGSVASMMISIITIPVMLFYFLKDGENFVPSIQKMLPHRYHEEVATVFTRLNSTLSHYIGGQAIECLFVGTFTFIGYLIIGMPYAYLLGFIAGIVTIIPYLGPYIGIAPALAIAATEGWTKMLLVVVVVVIIQMTDGNFIYPNVIGRSLDIHPLTIIILLMVAGNLWGLLGTILAVPTYAVIKTVVTYLYELYRFHQEHKHDEDADSDEENAGEAHQIKDQADPQLKNK from the coding sequence ATGTTTGATAGGTTACGGCATTCAAAATTAATGTTTTGGTCCGTTGAAATTCTGATTTTGATTTTTGTGGTCATCGGGTTGACACAGGTTTCGTTCTTGTTTGCACCTGTGGCGACTTTTTTCTCAACGCTACTCATTCCGATTTTATCTGCTGGGTTTTTGTTCTATCTCTTCAATCCGATTGTTAAATTATTGCAGAAGTTCCACATCAGTCGCAATATTTCGATTTTATTGATTTTCTTGGTGGTCATCGGTGCCTTGGTTCTGGTATTCATGGCCGTACTGCCAAACTTGATCTATCAGGTCACTCAGTTTGTTACGAATATTCCGGATTTCTTAAAAGGCGTCCGGTTATTCATTAGTAAGGCGTCACACTATACTTGGTATCAGCGGCTAAATATTGGCAAATATGTTGCCAGTCTTCAAATTTCGCCAAGCAAGGTGTTGAGCAAAGTTCTGGGCGGTTTTTCCACCGGCTTGCCAACGGTTATCGGATCAGTAGCCAGCATGATGATCAGTATCATTACAATCCCGGTGATGCTATTTTACTTTCTCAAAGACGGTGAAAACTTTGTGCCAAGTATTCAAAAGATGTTGCCTCATCGGTATCACGAAGAGGTTGCAACTGTTTTTACGCGTTTAAACTCGACACTGTCTCACTATATTGGCGGGCAGGCCATTGAATGTTTATTCGTTGGCACTTTTACTTTTATTGGTTATCTGATTATTGGCATGCCGTATGCGTATCTCTTAGGCTTTATTGCGGGGATCGTTACCATTATTCCGTATTTGGGACCCTATATTGGTATTGCACCAGCTTTGGCAATTGCTGCCACTGAGGGATGGACAAAGATGCTACTCGTTGTTGTCGTTGTCGTCATTATCCAGATGACGGATGGTAATTTTATTTATCCGAATGTGATCGGCCGCTCACTGGACATTCATCCTTTAACCATCATTATTTTGCTGATGGTTGCAGGCAATCTATGGGGATTGTTAGGCACCATTCTAGCTGTACCGACATATGCTGTCATCAAAACAGTTGTGACATACTTATACGAGCTTTATCGTTTCCATCAGGAACATAAGCATGACGAGGATGCTGACAGTGATGAGGAAAATGCTGGAGAAGCTCATCAGATCAAGGATCAAGCCGATCCACAATTGAAAAATAAATAA
- the recX gene encoding recombination regulator RecX, with product MSEITKITAQKRRGRYNIFIDGTYAFPVSETTLVDYRLAKGMVLTAETIAQIKSSEVTAMGLEIGLTYISHQSRTSKEVSDRLAKEDLPADVIQKVLTRLTDLGFLDDADYAHRYIEEHLKMGELGPRTLQHKLQQKGLKPDLLANELAAIPTTAWLDAAVRAGQKNLRHHQHRAYKDQLQRLRVALMQKGFDDTTIQTAIATIDPQPDPEAESDLLKLEAAKQWRLKAKYGDRERKQKVKTTLFRKGFDVEAIDEVLNDLAES from the coding sequence ATGAGTGAAATTACAAAGATAACCGCCCAAAAAAGGCGTGGGCGCTATAATATTTTTATTGACGGGACTTACGCATTTCCGGTGAGTGAAACCACGCTGGTGGATTACCGCTTGGCCAAAGGAATGGTATTGACAGCAGAGACCATTGCCCAAATCAAGAGCAGTGAAGTCACCGCGATGGGACTAGAGATCGGGCTGACCTACATTAGCCACCAAAGTCGCACGAGCAAAGAGGTCAGTGATCGGTTAGCTAAAGAAGACTTACCGGCTGATGTGATTCAAAAGGTGCTGACGCGTCTGACCGATCTGGGCTTTTTGGATGATGCAGATTATGCGCATCGTTACATTGAAGAGCATCTGAAAATGGGTGAACTTGGGCCGCGAACGCTGCAACATAAGCTACAACAAAAAGGCCTCAAGCCAGACTTGTTGGCCAATGAGTTAGCTGCTATTCCAACAACAGCATGGCTAGATGCGGCTGTTCGCGCTGGTCAGAAGAATCTTCGGCACCACCAGCATCGCGCTTATAAAGACCAACTGCAACGTCTCAGAGTCGCTTTAATGCAAAAGGGATTCGATGACACTACTATCCAAACAGCTATCGCAACCATCGACCCGCAACCCGATCCTGAGGCAGAAAGCGACTTGCTTAAGCTGGAGGCAGCCAAACAATGGCGTCTAAAAGCGAAATATGGTGATCGGGAGCGCAAACAAAAAGTTAAAACAACTTTGTTTCGTAAAGGCTTTGATGTGGAAGCTATTGATGAAGTGCTAAACGACTTGGCGGAAAGTTGA
- a CDS encoding GNAT family N-acetyltransferase, which translates to MEVKTTTTLDSQIHQDSVQIRTHVFVEEQHVPPELEVDADEAKATYFVICDAGVPVATARILPEGDAYHVQRVAVEKAYRKHGLGKMVFEAIMTYARAQQIQALRLGAQVQAIGFYKALGFQLTDRPEFLDAGIRHREMILKLA; encoded by the coding sequence TTGGAAGTCAAAACGACAACAACCCTCGATTCACAGATTCATCAAGACAGCGTCCAGATTCGCACCCACGTTTTCGTGGAAGAGCAACATGTGCCACCAGAGCTCGAAGTCGACGCCGATGAAGCAAAGGCGACCTATTTTGTCATTTGCGATGCAGGTGTGCCTGTTGCTACGGCGCGCATTCTGCCTGAGGGCGACGCCTACCACGTTCAGCGTGTTGCAGTCGAAAAAGCCTATCGCAAGCATGGCCTTGGTAAGATGGTGTTTGAAGCAATCATGACTTATGCCCGCGCCCAGCAAATTCAAGCGCTACGCTTAGGTGCGCAAGTTCAGGCGATTGGCTTTTACAAAGCCCTCGGTTTTCAATTGACCGATCGCCCTGAATTTCTTGATGCCGGCATCCGCCACCGTGAAATGATACTCAAGCTGGCTTGA
- the rlmD gene encoding 23S rRNA (uracil(1939)-C(5))-methyltransferase RlmD, which yields MAVTVKIGQRFPLTIKRLDINGAGIGYYQRKITFVTGALPQEVVVAEVTGIHDRYLEAKVHKIRTASPNRVTPAEPLFGQIGGVELNHLAYPAQLRFKRDVVAQSLAKFKPTGWTHYDLRPTIGMAQPTHYRNKAQFPVRVIDGHVRAGLYAPNSHHLIPLTKFLTQAPLTMKVVTTLCQILEQLQIPIYNEKKRSGIVKTLVVRESFATKEVQVTFITNSPKLPHEGELLNGIATQLPMVVSIAQNINPGETSLIWGKESRLLAGLPYIQETLLGRTFQLSPQAFLQLNPKQTETLYTLAAKALDLGPHDTLIDAYCGIGTVGISLAKGNQPIYGMDTIAEGIADAEANAKANGLTNAHYSVGKAEDIFPKWVQEGMKPDAVIVDPPRAGLERAFIDALLELDPPKFVYISCNPSTLARDLVFLTKRYKVDWIQSIDMFPQTARCEAVVKFTRA from the coding sequence ATGGCAGTCACTGTCAAAATCGGTCAGCGTTTTCCCCTGACCATCAAGCGTCTAGACATTAATGGCGCAGGTATCGGTTATTATCAACGGAAAATTACGTTTGTTACCGGTGCACTACCTCAAGAGGTCGTCGTCGCAGAGGTTACTGGGATTCACGACCGTTATCTTGAGGCCAAAGTTCATAAAATTCGGACGGCGTCACCAAATCGCGTAACCCCGGCAGAACCGCTATTTGGACAAATCGGCGGGGTCGAACTCAATCATCTCGCTTATCCGGCGCAATTGCGATTTAAGCGAGATGTCGTCGCACAATCGCTTGCCAAATTTAAACCGACTGGCTGGACCCATTATGATTTGCGGCCGACGATTGGCATGGCACAACCAACGCACTATCGAAACAAGGCCCAATTTCCTGTTCGGGTCATTGATGGTCACGTACGCGCAGGTCTTTATGCTCCAAACTCACATCATCTCATCCCTTTAACCAAGTTTCTGACCCAAGCACCGCTGACAATGAAAGTCGTGACAACCTTGTGTCAGATTCTCGAACAGCTTCAGATCCCGATCTATAACGAGAAAAAGCGCTCCGGAATTGTCAAAACATTGGTTGTTCGCGAATCATTTGCAACGAAAGAAGTCCAGGTCACGTTCATCACGAACAGTCCAAAATTACCGCACGAAGGCGAATTGCTCAATGGCATCGCCACTCAGCTTCCCATGGTGGTCAGCATCGCCCAGAATATCAATCCTGGCGAAACATCCTTAATTTGGGGCAAAGAAAGTCGCCTGCTGGCAGGTCTCCCTTATATCCAAGAAACACTGTTAGGCCGGACTTTTCAACTCTCACCACAAGCATTTCTCCAACTGAACCCAAAACAAACAGAGACACTTTATACATTGGCCGCAAAAGCACTTGATTTAGGGCCGCACGACACCTTAATTGATGCGTACTGTGGGATCGGAACAGTCGGCATCAGTTTAGCAAAAGGCAATCAACCTATTTACGGAATGGACACCATTGCGGAAGGCATTGCCGATGCCGAGGCAAATGCTAAAGCAAATGGCCTCACCAATGCCCATTATTCAGTGGGCAAGGCTGAAGACATTTTTCCAAAATGGGTTCAGGAAGGCATGAAACCAGACGCGGTCATCGTTGACCCGCCACGAGCTGGACTAGAGCGTGCCTTCATCGACGCCCTCCTTGAACTCGATCCACCCAAATTTGTCTACATTTCCTGCAACCCTTCCACCTTGGCCCGTGATCTCGTTTTCCTCACTAAACGCTACAAAGTCGACTGGATTCAAAGCATCGACATGTTTCCACAAACAGCACGATGCGAAGCAGTGGTAAAATTTACAAGAGCGTGA
- a CDS encoding nucleoside tri-diphosphate phosphatase, whose translation MRIPKEGDSFAIQSYKHDGSLHRTWRDTMVLKTSEDALIGCNDHTLVTESDGRRWLTREPAIIFFHKHYWFNVIAMIREGGVSYYCNLATPYTMDQEALKYIDYDLDVKVFADGEKRLLDVDEYEAHRKLWQYPATTDRILKTNVKVLVDWINHGKGPFSQAYVDLWYRRYIQLAHRI comes from the coding sequence ATGCGGATCCCTAAAGAAGGCGACTCGTTCGCTATTCAAAGTTATAAACATGACGGTAGTCTGCATCGCACCTGGCGTGACACGATGGTCTTGAAAACCAGTGAAGATGCCCTGATCGGGTGCAATGATCACACCTTGGTGACGGAGTCGGACGGACGCCGTTGGCTGACGCGGGAACCGGCGATCATTTTCTTTCATAAGCATTACTGGTTCAATGTGATTGCGATGATCCGTGAAGGCGGCGTGTCGTATTACTGCAATCTGGCCACTCCGTACACGATGGATCAAGAAGCTTTAAAATATATTGACTATGACTTAGACGTCAAGGTGTTTGCCGATGGTGAAAAACGGTTGCTGGATGTGGATGAATACGAGGCCCATCGCAAACTTTGGCAGTATCCTGCAACCACTGATCGGATTTTAAAAACTAATGTGAAGGTGCTTGTCGATTGGATCAACCACGGCAAAGGACCCTTTTCACAAGCCTATGTCGATTTATGGTACCGTCGTTACATTCAGTTAGCGCACCGGATCTAG
- a CDS encoding nucleoside 2-deoxyribosyltransferase, producing MKIYFANALFSHADFNYNAQLAAQIRRALPDVDMYVPQENAAINNKEAYADSKMIAEADTKRLLSADLMIAILDGPVIDNGVASEIGVAYAAKIPILGLYTDSRRLGAANQQKLGALQQVAENQFHYLNLYTTGLIKLNGAILTDEDSLIASIKSRA from the coding sequence ATGAAAATTTACTTTGCTAACGCCTTGTTCAGTCATGCTGATTTTAATTACAATGCGCAACTCGCTGCCCAAATTCGCCGCGCCTTACCAGATGTTGACATGTATGTGCCTCAAGAAAATGCCGCGATCAACAACAAAGAGGCATACGCCGATTCGAAAATGATTGCCGAAGCCGACACCAAGCGGCTGCTGTCAGCTGATTTGATGATTGCCATTCTCGATGGCCCCGTGATCGATAACGGGGTCGCTAGTGAAATCGGCGTTGCCTATGCTGCTAAGATTCCTATTTTGGGTCTTTACACGGACAGTCGACGGTTAGGCGCCGCCAATCAACAAAAACTCGGTGCTTTGCAACAAGTTGCAGAAAACCAGTTTCACTATCTCAATCTGTATACCACTGGTTTAATTAAACTTAACGGCGCCATTTTAACTGATGAGGATAGCTTGATCGCCAGTATCAAATCCCGTGCTTAA